One Alosa alosa isolate M-15738 ecotype Scorff River chromosome 22, AALO_Geno_1.1, whole genome shotgun sequence DNA segment encodes these proteins:
- the LOC125287193 gene encoding LOW QUALITY PROTEIN: chromobox protein homolog 6-like (The sequence of the model RefSeq protein was modified relative to this genomic sequence to represent the inferred CDS: deleted 2 bases in 1 codon) has product MELSATGDRVFAAEAILKRRVRKGHIEYLVKWKGWAIKHSTWEPEENILDDRLVTAYEQKEREQEMYGPKKRGPKPKTLLLKARAQAGAGPSRILPLRQQQQQPPKSSPGPQPGRPPIHPSPSSSFPSSSSSSSSLSNAKLQSGAAQHKLKKDIHRCHRMARRPLSRPDLLSQPMGSSAPLSSRPPSFSETVRILNRKVKPREVKRGRIILNLKGVDKPGSASKAPSANQRTPMQPPPLLQQQPNAAHQRPRRTLAGGGSVSWNRSRAGTAGSRPVRTGAPDAAEGTHLPPAPQEDSGSPAGRRQRPTAHPPSGRDRASAQPAPNKPPPCSSSSSDAGVQILDLSLTHDHDAPAGRSRHNDDLHHRRRCQNDFSSEPHRRGNASGEDGDPDWHPEMTVRCANVVVTDVTTNLLTVTIKEFRPPPPGNAAATSPTATSPMPSPQQAILPPQAKP; this is encoded by the exons ATGGAGCTCTCCGCGACCGGGGACCGTGTGTTCGCCGCGGAGGCCATACTGAAGCGTCGCGTTCGGAAG gGACATATTGAATATCTTGTGAAGTGGAAGGGATGGGCGATAAA ACACAGCACTTGGGAACCGGAGGAGAACATCCTGGATGACCGGCTCGTCACCGCCTATGAGCAGAA AGAGCGGGAACAGGAGATGTACGGGCCGAAGAAACGAGGGCCCAAACCCAAGACGTTACTGCTGAAG gctcgtGCTCAGGCAGGTGCTGGTCCATCCCGCATCCTTCCGCtccgacagcagcagcagcagcctccaAAATCTTCCCCGGGCCCCCAACCCGGGC GCCCCCCCATCcacccctcgccctcgtcctcctttccttcctcctcctcctcttcctcctccctgtcCAATGCCAAGCTCCAGTCCGGTGCGGCCCAGCACAAGCTGAAGAAGGACATCCACCGCTGCCACCGCATGGCTCGCCGGCCCCTGTCCCGCCCCGACCTGCTCTCTCAGCCAATGGGATCCTccgctcccctctcctcccgcCCCCCCTCCTTCTCCGAGACGGTGCGCATCCTCAACCGCAAGGTGAAGCCCAGGGAGGTCAAGCGAGGTCGCATCATCCTCAACCTCAAGGGCGTCGACAAGCCGGGGAGCGCTAGCAAGGCCCCCTCGGCCAATCAGAGGACTCCGATGCAGCCCCCGCcgctgctgcagcagcagcccaACGCGGCCCACCAACGCCCTCGTCGCACGCTGGCCGGCGGGGGTTCTGTCTCATGGAACCGGTCGCGGGCCGGAACCGCAGGCTCAAGGCCGGTTCGCACCGGGGCTCCAGACGCCGCTGAAGGTACCCACcttccccctgccccccaggaGGACTCTGGGAGCCCAGCAGGCCGGCGCCAGCGCCCGACGGCCCACCCTCCGTCAGGGCGGGACCGGGCATCGGCGCAGCCTGCCCCAAATAAGCC TCCGCCCTGCTCCTCGTCCTCGTCGGACGCCGGTGTCCAGATCCTGGACCTGTCTCTGACGCACGACCACGACGCGCCGGCCGGCAGGAGTCGCCACAACGACGACCTCCACCATCGCCGGCGCTGCCAGAACGACTTCTCCTCGGAGCCGCATCGCCGCGGCAACGCGTCTGGGGAGGACGGTGACCCGGACTGGCACCCGGAGATGACGGTGCGCTGCGCCAACGTGGTGGTCACGGACGTCACCACCAACCTGCTCACCGTCACCATCAAAGAGTTCCGCCCGCCGCCGCCCGGCAACGCCGCGGCAACCAGCCCCACGGCAACCAGCCCCATGCCGTCGCCACAGCAAGCCATACTGCCCCCGCAGGCCAAGCCCTGA